Proteins from a genomic interval of Amycolatopsis sp. cg13:
- a CDS encoding ferritin-like domain-containing protein translates to MFGTRYAASMIARSAESPQDRSNFLQAAGMAGLDVAGALGLGGLTNPAGAAVREAAPVAQDSGQVSDGAVLNFALDLEYLEAEFYLYAVTGRGLSDSMTSGTGTRGGVTGGRAVRFETRAARQYAQEIAGDEKVRVPFPRTALG, encoded by the coding sequence GTGTTTGGCACCCGCTATGCCGCCTCGATGATCGCCCGGAGCGCGGAGAGTCCCCAGGACCGAAGCAATTTCCTGCAAGCCGCAGGCATGGCCGGGCTCGACGTGGCCGGCGCTCTCGGGCTCGGCGGCCTCACGAACCCCGCCGGGGCCGCCGTCCGCGAGGCCGCCCCGGTCGCGCAAGACTCCGGCCAGGTGAGCGACGGCGCGGTGCTCAACTTCGCACTCGACCTGGAATACCTCGAAGCCGAGTTCTACCTGTACGCCGTGACCGGACGGGGGCTGTCCGACTCGATGACCTCCGGCACCGGCACGCGCGGCGGTGTGACCGGCGGACGGGCGGTGCGGTTCGAAACCCGGGCCGCGCGGCAGTACGCGCAGGAAATCGCCGGCGACGAGAAAGTGCGCGTCCCATTCCCGCGGACC